In one window of Candidatus Zymogenaceae bacterium DNA:
- a CDS encoding 4Fe-4S binding protein, which yields METYTQESFVETIGDRCRVCYTCVRECPAKAIRISGGQAEILPERCISCGHCVSVCSQGAKRVISSLDSFHQLLDSNEIKIACIAPSAPAEFSDIGIEHFIGMVRALGFDKVCEVAFGADLVSDRYRRLIEEGKEKEYISTTCPALIGFVERYHPGIAASLAPIVSPMIAVARALRMFHGQDIQIAFIGPCVAKKKEAVSRVLNGEVNVVITFNEMREIFDMHNLTPDSCEPSDFDPPRSGLGMLFPITRGLFQAADIRDDILENRFVATGGSDFVEVIKEYEEGIIQTKILEVLCCDGCIMGPGMSVKTYKHERQSLISQYARKKLAEHNREEWQEVMRQCQDLDLSRTFEPQDDTETQPICEAKIEKVLADLGKYTPQDELNCGACGYETCRDHAIAIIMGLAENEMCLPHTIDMLKNAYETLHYSHEQLAQTRAALEQAEKMASLGKLAAGIAHEINNPLGIVLMYAHTLLEEVSDEALNEDLTMIAQQADRCKRIVSDLLQFARKNRVELQSQNLYSLVERTINQMNISSGIGIELECTCDNPVAEVDTTQIIQVITNIVDNAVHAMSGHGKLNIRVDGTDDEVFIAITDSGIGIAQEYLKKIFEPFYTTKQMGKGTGLGLAVSYGIIKMHRGGIDVQSNTDPDAGPTGTTFTIRLPRNSQLENDEHP from the coding sequence ATGGAAACCTACACACAAGAGTCGTTTGTAGAGACTATCGGTGATCGATGCCGAGTCTGCTACACATGCGTGCGGGAATGCCCGGCAAAGGCCATACGGATATCCGGGGGCCAGGCTGAAATTCTCCCGGAACGATGCATCAGCTGCGGCCATTGTGTGAGCGTCTGTTCGCAGGGTGCGAAACGAGTCATCAGCTCACTGGATAGTTTTCATCAGCTTCTGGACTCGAATGAAATAAAGATCGCATGTATTGCACCCAGCGCTCCCGCGGAGTTTTCAGATATCGGCATAGAGCATTTCATCGGCATGGTGCGGGCCCTGGGATTTGACAAGGTATGCGAAGTGGCGTTCGGCGCCGACCTTGTCTCGGATCGATATCGCAGACTGATCGAAGAAGGAAAGGAGAAGGAATACATTTCCACTACCTGTCCGGCATTGATCGGTTTTGTTGAGAGGTATCATCCGGGTATCGCGGCGTCTCTTGCGCCCATAGTGTCTCCCATGATCGCCGTAGCCAGGGCATTACGGATGTTTCATGGTCAGGATATACAAATCGCTTTTATCGGTCCCTGTGTCGCGAAGAAGAAGGAGGCTGTTTCGAGGGTTCTGAATGGAGAGGTGAATGTCGTTATCACCTTCAATGAGATGCGGGAGATATTCGACATGCACAATCTTACCCCCGACAGTTGTGAGCCGTCCGACTTTGATCCCCCCCGATCGGGCCTGGGAATGCTGTTTCCGATAACCAGAGGGTTGTTCCAGGCTGCCGATATTCGTGACGACATCTTGGAAAATAGGTTTGTCGCCACAGGTGGGAGTGATTTCGTTGAAGTCATCAAGGAGTATGAAGAGGGTATCATCCAGACGAAAATACTGGAAGTCCTCTGCTGCGATGGCTGCATCATGGGGCCGGGGATGAGCGTGAAGACGTACAAACATGAGCGTCAATCGCTGATTAGTCAATACGCGAGAAAAAAACTTGCGGAACATAATAGAGAAGAGTGGCAGGAGGTGATGCGTCAATGCCAAGATCTTGATCTTTCCAGAACCTTTGAACCGCAAGATGATACGGAAACTCAGCCGATCTGCGAGGCAAAGATTGAAAAGGTTCTGGCGGATCTTGGAAAATACACCCCACAGGACGAACTCAATTGCGGGGCGTGTGGTTATGAGACCTGTCGAGATCATGCAATCGCCATCATCATGGGACTTGCTGAAAATGAAATGTGTCTGCCGCATACCATCGATATGCTTAAAAATGCATATGAGACGCTGCACTATTCACATGAACAGCTGGCACAAACCAGGGCGGCGTTGGAACAGGCGGAGAAAATGGCGAGTCTGGGAAAGCTGGCGGCGGGTATCGCCCACGAAATCAACAACCCGTTGGGTATCGTGCTGATGTATGCCCATACACTTCTCGAAGAAGTGTCGGATGAAGCTCTCAATGAGGATCTGACAATGATCGCGCAACAGGCGGATAGATGCAAACGGATCGTGTCGGATCTTTTGCAGTTTGCACGGAAGAACAGAGTGGAGCTGCAGAGCCAGAATCTCTATTCTTTGGTTGAACGGACAATCAACCAGATGAACATAAGTAGCGGGATCGGCATCGAGCTGGAATGCACCTGTGATAATCCCGTTGCCGAAGTGGACACTACTCAGATCATTCAGGTGATTACAAATATCGTTGACAATGCGGTTCATGCCATGTCGGGACATGGCAAATTGAACATACGGGTAGATGGAACCGATGATGAGGTATTCATCGCTATAACGGACAGTGGGATCGGTATCGCACAGGAATATTTGAAGAAAATTTTCGAACCATTCTATACGACCAAACAGATGGGAAAAGGTACCGGGCTGGGTCTGGCCGTGAGTTACGGAATCATCAAGATGCACCGAGGCGGTATTGATGTACAGTCGAACACGGATCCGGATGCAGGGCCCACCGGAACGACGTTTACCATACGGTTGCCGCGAAACAGCCAATTGGAAAACGATGAACACCCATGA
- a CDS encoding response regulator: MKKTILVVDDDQDLREQLRINLEAAGYRVDTADGVTTASEYLAEKNPDIAIVDLMLEHVDSGFSLCYHIKKKKPELPIIMISAVVTETGFSFDAATDEERSWVRADVFLNKPVRTEQLLYEIERLLEQK, from the coding sequence ATGAAAAAAACGATACTCGTGGTGGATGATGACCAGGATCTGCGTGAGCAATTACGCATTAATCTGGAGGCTGCCGGCTATCGAGTCGATACCGCAGATGGTGTCACAACGGCGAGTGAATATCTCGCTGAAAAAAATCCGGACATCGCGATTGTGGATCTGATGCTGGAACACGTTGACAGCGGATTCTCTCTCTGTTACCATATTAAGAAGAAAAAGCCGGAATTGCCGATAATTATGATTTCAGCCGTTGTAACCGAGACCGGCTTTTCCTTCGATGCCGCAACTGATGAAGAACGCTCATGGGTTCGAGCGGACGTGTTTCTGAACAAGCCGGTGAGGACCGAGCAGCTTCTCTATGAAATTGAGCGGCTCTTGGAGCAAAAATAG
- a CDS encoding response regulator: MERLRVLVIDDEEGMCRAIERALRRYSFIVNEIDEEISFDISLAHTGTDGLAAIEAEKPHLVLLDYKLPDMLGSDILERMQLNKDSDVLVIMITAFATIETAVVTIKRGAYDFLAKPFTPDELKSVVQKAATRLILQQQAQRYLEEKRQIRFQFISVLAHELKSPLNAIDGYLQIIHDKTLGDEVESYSKMVERCVIRIEGMRKLIRDLLDLTRIESGQKIRTLERLTLREIAVESMENMMAEAAERDISLNLLCDADVEITGDRDEFVIIFNNLISNAVKYNKDGGSVDILIKRTDDTIYVTVKDTGIGMSDEDAGRIFNDFVRIKNSATKNIQGSGLGLSIVKKLVTLYGGDIGVESTPDIGTTFTITLKEQTEIDQDKMIEGNIA, translated from the coding sequence ATGGAGCGACTGCGAGTTCTGGTAATTGATGATGAAGAGGGGATGTGTCGTGCCATTGAGCGGGCGCTTCGACGATACAGTTTTATCGTAAATGAGATCGATGAAGAAATATCATTTGATATTTCACTGGCGCATACCGGCACGGATGGTCTTGCGGCGATAGAGGCCGAAAAACCGCATCTCGTACTTCTTGATTACAAGCTTCCGGATATGCTCGGGTCGGATATCCTTGAACGTATGCAGTTGAACAAGGATTCCGATGTGCTTGTTATCATGATTACCGCGTTTGCTACCATAGAAACCGCTGTCGTTACCATAAAACGCGGCGCCTATGATTTTCTCGCGAAACCTTTTACACCGGACGAGCTCAAAAGCGTTGTTCAGAAGGCAGCGACGAGATTAATACTTCAGCAGCAGGCCCAGCGTTACCTGGAGGAAAAACGGCAGATACGGTTCCAGTTCATCTCGGTTTTAGCCCATGAGCTCAAATCTCCCCTCAACGCCATAGATGGATATCTCCAGATTATCCATGATAAGACGCTCGGAGATGAAGTAGAATCCTATTCCAAAATGGTTGAGAGATGTGTCATCCGTATAGAGGGCATGAGGAAACTCATCAGGGATCTTCTGGATCTGACACGGATCGAGTCGGGACAGAAAATACGCACTCTCGAGCGGCTTACGCTGAGAGAGATCGCTGTGGAGTCCATGGAAAACATGATGGCCGAGGCCGCGGAACGGGACATTTCTCTCAATCTTTTATGTGATGCCGATGTTGAAATCACGGGGGACCGTGATGAATTCGTCATTATTTTCAACAATTTGATCTCGAATGCGGTAAAGTATAACAAAGACGGCGGCAGCGTTGATATTCTCATCAAACGGACGGACGATACCATTTACGTTACCGTAAAGGACACCGGCATTGGGATGTCGGACGAGGACGCCGGCAGGATTTTCAATGATTTTGTTCGCATCAAAAATTCCGCGACTAAAAACATACAGGGCAGCGGTCTCGGCCTTTCAATTGTAAAAAAGCTGGTCACACTCTATGGGGGAGATATTGGAGTGGAAAGTACTCCGGATATCGGAACCACATTCACCATTACGCTGAAAGAACAGACGGAAATCGACCAGGATAAAATGATTGAAGGGAATATCGCATAA
- a CDS encoding response regulator → MKDGKHVILVIDDDQDILDAARAVLESGGYIMIEAPSAHEGKDVFNKEKPDLLIVDIMMEEIDAGIAFVEEIRSTGFEGPIFFLSSIGDELSKQISTAKLGVTGILQKPLKKELVLELINNQLK, encoded by the coding sequence ATGAAAGATGGCAAGCATGTCATTCTTGTAATTGATGACGATCAGGATATCCTGGATGCGGCTCGTGCTGTGTTGGAGTCGGGTGGCTATATCATGATTGAAGCCCCCAGCGCCCATGAAGGGAAGGATGTATTCAACAAGGAAAAACCGGATCTCCTGATCGTTGATATAATGATGGAAGAAATTGATGCCGGAATCGCGTTTGTGGAGGAAATCAGAAGCACCGGATTTGAGGGTCCAATATTTTTTCTCAGCTCCATCGGCGATGAGCTTTCCAAGCAGATAAGCACGGCAAAGCTCGGCGTTACCGGCATTCTGCAAAAACCTTTGAAGAAGGA